Genomic window (Bombyx mori chromosome 9, ASM3026992v2):
AATCGAGCGATGTTATCTCTCGAAATGGGCGGTAATAcctacatatgagtcgtctattaacaaaggtggcaatctgtgcatttggacaaaaaaaatttattgatatgtcaatacagattgatttgaatataatcgtctccttcaaagaatacggttcaaaacctgcattaaataaaggttaatacttaacctgctatttatctaagatgtcgttcagaagagttttgtgactgccaatggaatacaaagtcaataattcgtttttctgatttaccaataattctccaaaagtcagattgccggctttgataatagtcgactcatatattacACACACGGAACCCTTGGCTTGTGTGTCGCTGCCtcatgaaatattactaaaatttaaatttaaacttactAAACTAAATAAAGTGTTAATGTATTAAGAATGTGGGTTTTGCTATTATGTATATTTCTTCTTACACTAGTCAATTCTGTAGTTATGGATGTACCTATCGAAATGAACTCAGAACTCTATACTGCTATCCCTTTCTAGCGTTTACACAGTGAAAGACAAAAACAGTAGTTATATCAACAGTTCTAGGTATGGCGTGACACCGTGTTTTAGTTAGGGCTATCAAGACATTAcagaatataataattttaacatatttcaaataatgatttttcaatgtattttttagaaaATAGAATGGACGGGCGATCGAGGTCAATCGCTGGTGTTAAATGCTGATCGGAGCCGTTAGACTTCACGTGAATGCCACTAACCATCTCGAGACttgtgtgcttagtacgagtattttaccgttctcgatagcgtaaaagctaactaaTTTTTCACAATTTATATGCAGTCGGAACAgtacccctagcggcaaacgtaggcaaacgttccaactgcaaacaaatttgagttaacttttacgctatcgagaacgttaaaaaactcgcaagcACATTGAAGTCTAGCTTGCTGCTTTGTGACAGAAATGGTGATTGTAGCTGTGCTGCGGACTTACAACAGGCCTTTTATAAATGCCTATAATATCTAATTTCACTAATATCGTGTCACACAGCGAGCAACGCTATTTACATTGTAAAGCCAGTTAGCTTCCGTGTATACTTaaatcacgtcattacggatcctcccgatccattaacggtgcttttaggtaccacaagcgccggtcatcgtcctcgtcgaacctgtcgcttgcgacgaagggctcgaggagtgaattgacccatagacacagcccacagagtttctcgccggatctttttagCGGGTCGCGTCtccaatccggtggtaatttttttttttttttaattttttttattgcccttgtaggcagacggcccacctgattaccgtcgctcatggccttcagcaatgtcaggggcagagccaagccgctgcctaccgctttatACTCttcttctgcgaagcactgctcttgttagggccagtgttagcaacattcccggtttgagtcccgtgagctcacctacacgtcaaggagaagctgaaatagcctctcaggctatcagcataggtaggaaaaaaagaaaaaaaagtatacttaATGTCAGATGAGCGATAAACTGATCCATCAATCGAGTGCAATTTAAAAATACGAAAACTTATCCTGGCAGCCCTGTCAGTGCAGGTAACCAAACAATTCCCTTTGAGCAGGTGCACGTGTGTGTACACAAGTAATTTCACTACACGTCGAGTATTCCAGTCATGCTTGAATTTATCTGCGTCCGAAAGGCGCCCCCTGCTTTTATATATAAGtcattaaattgattaaattaataaatttgagaggaatgaattaaaaaatatttatatataataataaaaataattaactaaatactTAATACTTAAGTGCATATTTTAGAAAACTCCTTATGTAGAACAGAATTTCATTGTTTTCCATAATTTCTTGTATATTATTTTGCAGCAATTCTtcgtttaatatatatatttaacattCTGTCCCATTTAGTATGTGTCAAACGTACGTtcgtatttaaaatttttattatctttatactaGATTTTTTCTTATAGAAATATATTGATGTTCTATTATTAATGGCGGCTAGATggattgaatattattttacttaacATACGTGTATTAAATTAGCAAATCGAACTTAAAATTAGACATATCTGATTTTTTATTACGATATAAGTTAAGCTTAAGTTAACTCGAGTTGTTTTATTGTTGAttgctttgttttattgttaaaaatgtaTCAATGAAAAACTTTTAGATAATGTTTGAGACATTAAAAcaagttaatgttttttttatatgtgaTGATGTCGAAACAATTAACTAgtaaatatattgaattttataaacAGCTACCCACCCGGTAAGTTCTTCGCTTTTTGCGCATGTCTAAATTGTAAGTGTcatgaggaattgttcgagatgatctcTCCTTTACCATCGCATCTGTCGCCACAGGGGCAGAATTCATCCATAGTATATGTAACCGCTGCGTTCATGCACAGTGTCTCATGAGCGCTATCCCGTATACTGTTTCAAAcggacggcaaccactcaccatcaggttggccatATGCTCATCTGTCTAAAGCTTCGATCATGATCGAAGCTCTAAAGGCTATAAAAAACACCCACACACATAATTCCGttaatgtttgaaataaaaaaatcataaacattTTCTCAAACTCTTTATTATtacctcctcctcgcgtcgttttcctcattactgagggtcgagactcccccgctgcatcagtttctcccgtacgacttccctccatctgctgcgatcctttgcttcatgaagggcattgtggaaattGATgcttagagaagatcgtatttggtccgaccatcttgtgggactgcgtcctctgggacgtttgccatctacctttcctttTATTATTACACATAATCTTATTCTCGACaacgtagaaaaaaaaacaaaatagtaattttacactttattttattatttctctgGTGGTatcatttgaaaataaaaatcccGTTCCAATTTCAATTTGAGACACGTCATGCATTCATGCGATGCGAGCTCCTTCGCTGAATATAAAATGACCAAGTACGGACATGTGTGACAtgacaaaaattattaaaacacatttatttatagAACCTTTATGGCTGGGAACATTTCGTTTCTTTGagattaatatattttgaaatttaaatcaatCGGTAAATACTGGAGAATACTTTTAAGCTTTACTCGACAAATTGTTGAGAAAATCAATTTGTTATTGTAatgtgtaaattaataaaaaatccaaattccatttcaaattcaattctctcgaatagttatttttaatttgtgttgCCTATCAAAAATAGACGAGACAGGAGCAGGCATGgaaaacaatattcaataataattatattttaacgaatcctcTAACCGGCAAAATAAGCATCTCTACAGCCTTGGGGTCAATAACTGATTCATTCAAATTCTATTCTTTCTAGTtccaataaattgaaaaaaaaaatgctctaatcgccattaaaatataaaaataagctttcttttattttgtgcTCTGAAAGAAGTTCAATCATTTTGTTTTGACCCACAATCCGGGTTATTCAGTATAACATGTAGCAGTGTTGTATTTTGATGCGGCTGACACTTTTACGAGTGGCCGTCTGCCTGACGTCAATCCATCATTGGAAAAGATGGCCTTGCATTGTCAAATTAGGATAAGAAATAGTGggaagtattttttattgcgtacaaCCGACCTGATGAGGGTTcagcgtcgctcatggacattagTATTGCCAAAGACAGAACCATGTCGCTGTCTACTCTCTCATTCATAAGGTGAAGAAATTACTACTAAAGGTGTATGATAAAGGAAAAGTGATGTAAGTCGAGGAGGTGCATCTGTTGATAATAAACCAGCCGCATACGATGATTTGCCCACTACACAAAAATACAGAGGAAGCAATATATCAAGTCTTCGTTCATTTTCAtctattaaatcaaaaatataatttaccataTATAACATTTACGCCGAGATCGTTATGGTGATTATAACATAAGCATTGTGCACTGAAGAATAGGGAATTCTCTAAAACTAAAAGACAGGGCATGGACCAGTTTCGTGGAgacggagtggtggagctcgatggggtttagtcggtagttggttttgcggggcgggtcctgcgtgtTAAGACGCCGCGCaacgcctcgcgcgcctttctcaaggcgtagtctcccggtaggaagtggaagaagaggaggactttggtcttcctcttctcccctCTTCTTCCCtagaggcgccggagtccgacataacccagtctattacccctctcgaccgggtatccgtaaatggattccctagcgttaaaaaaaaaaagggcatgGTCccgtgaaacaataataatgacaatgtaGATAATCGCttactaatttatttaagtacaaatATCTGATACGTCAGACGTGCTTTAAAATTAACACCTGATTCCATATTTCaactaataaattttaaaaacataaacacaTAATACCAGATCCAAATCACTTCTTGTGTAGATTAGCCTACACAAATGTATAAACAGGAACGTCTGTTTCTAATTTCAttgtaacattattaaaataataaaatagatgaattatcattaataaaaatacgatGAACATAAATCTGCAGTAAAAATGCCAAAGTTAATTTTGTGAACGAAAACAGAACACCTGTATTAAGCAATCGAACCACAATGACGAAACTGCACGAATTTAATTTCCACATCGCTGATTTCAAAGCACCTTGTATAAACAGAGGGGGCGTATAAGACTAGCGTACATCACCTCGTAGGTAAATGTCTAGGGAACTATTGAAGGGAACAATGAGAGGCGCGAGGTGGGCGCCGAGACGGTAGCGTCATGGGTCACCGGCTCCGGAAGGAACCCACCGTGGGAACCAGCCACACACGAGACTACTCCCCACCTGCCCCACATATAATTACCACTTGCATTAACTTAcaagaaaactgtaaagcaattatgaattcataattttaattggGTTAACTTTCAAATGATAtaggaatatataataattattcagATTTATTTTTCGATGTTCCGTATGTTCTATGATATTTTATAGCTACTGATCCAGCGGTAGCCACAAATGAGGCTAAGTAGAAATTATAAGCTATACCTAAATACTCTCCAATAAAACCACCAAGCAATGGGGTTATTACCCCAGATAAAGATTTCATACTATTTGAGGCACCGATTATAGTTCCTCTATTTGTGTTTTTACTTCTACTAGCAATCATTTCCAAAGTGGTAACTCTTCCTATTGATCCACATAAAGCAAAAGGTATTAATAGCAACACAAAAATAACGATACTGGAAGTCATGGATAAACCCAATAAAGTAAAAGATAATACAAGTGAAATATGCAACATTCTTTGAGAAAAATCTTCATCGTGTTTGTACAATTTCGTGATGTGGCCAATGAAATACGTGCATAAAGATCCCATACCGCCCTGAAAGGCTATTAAATATCCCAATTCTTTTGGAGACACCTcatggtatatttttaaaaataaactaaaactacTGAAGTACAATCCAACACAACACGTTATAAGgagcttaaataaaaacaaatcccAGAAGATGCTCCAGTCAATTTTGCGAAATTCATCAATGGATTCTTTAGCTGTTTTTGTAATCGAATCCAAAAGTTTTATCGGTATGGTGACTTGTTTTTTGGCAAATTTCGAAATCTTTACATCAGGCAGTTTTCTGAgcaaaactgaaaaataaatattttacaattacacTAAAAAAAGTTGGAATGAAGCCAAATATTGCccaaattttaaatacatatttctttGAATTGACTGATTGAATGATTGACTCTCAATCTTCCCGCGAATTAGTATTGACCGATATCACGTACTTAAACAGATACatctaattttgtaaataaacgtTCTAATCAGTATATTTATAggatttttgtaaaaattatatGTTTGCCAAAATGTATGTGACGCCGCCACCTCGCACTTAATGCTATATAATTTCTAATTTACAGATTCCCAGATCCTGTGTTGATTAATCGTGGTAGTAATTAATATGCTGCAACCTCGGACTGGTTGCTACTGCTATTTGGTATATCGAGGATATTCGTTGTCTCGCTGGAGCTTTTGCATTATCTCTCCAAGTGAGAAGTGGAATTCACGTTACAATGTTCTTTTTGTCTGTAATGGgcacttaaaatttatttgttaatttgacTACTAGGTAGTGTTACTCACATGTATTGAAAATGAATATAGCACTGACTACACAGCAAATTACAGTGAATCCGTTATTGGGATAGGCTTCCATTATGTGTCCTCCAATGATAGGACCCACAGACATTCCAAGTCCAGTCATTGTCGACATCCTTCCATATATTATTGATTGTTTGGTCCCATCTGTCTCATAGTCTGGCGCTAAAGCGTTCGTCAATAGTTGGGTTTGTTTGGACATGCCTAAAATTAATttgagtattaaaaaaaaacctatctctAAAAAAAGTTAGTCGTTTCTTTggttattttagtattttaatcGTTAGAACACaggctaatttatttttaattactttagaCTCATCAATCAATTGTTAGATTGCTATCAACAAATTCATAaaggtatataatattattatataatactacGTAAATTACATAGAAATGATACGTACCTATCACAGATCTTAACAATAGAAATAGCGTAATTGAGGATGTAATCCCGAGCGACACATATGCGAATGCACAGATGTACAGGCACAACAATAGTATTGGTTTCCTGCCTTTTGTGTCACTGAGACTTCCCTGGAATTGAAGTAACATACATCGAAATATATTGGAGTAAATGGTTTTGCTAGTTTTGCATTGattaatttagtttataattactaggctgcactaaaagtatcgggaatggaatatttccactgttcctgtcatattaaaatatttttgattgaaaactccttggttttaaaaatcgaataccatttatttatttaaaaaaagattctcggtcttgtcacgaggttttgtcaaacttgtgtagtcgttgagaaaatggaattgcgatgatttattatgactttcgaagtggtttaacacaaaaacagtgtgttgaccggatgatttctccatttggtgatgaagccccatccaaaaccacaatttatcgctggtttgctgagtttcaacgtggacgtgtcaagctcagtgatgatccccgtcaaggtcgtccaaaaactgcagtcacccaagaaaacgttgatgctgtgcgtaagctgattgaggaagatcgacatgtgacataccgcgaaattcaggcaactttagacattggcatgagtcaaatacaaataatcttgcatgaacaattaggtgtaaaaaagttgttttcccgatggataccgcattcgctctgtgaagagcaaaaagcggctcgcgttacttggtgcgtcagaactctcgaaatattccacgcaggatcctcaaatgctgtatacaacattgtatcaggtgacgaatcctggatctacgcgtacgaacccgaaacaaaaaaccagtcacgagtttgggtgttcgaaaatgagttaaagccaacaaaaattattcgttcacggagtgttgcaaaaaaaatggtggccacgtttgtctccaaaaccggccatgttacgactattcctcttgcgggacaaagaacggttaatgcagaatggtatgctagcatttgtttgccacaggtcgtttctgaactccgtaaagagaactgcaaccgccgcatcatcctccatcacgacaatgcgagttctcacactgcgcacagaacaaaagagtttttagagcaagaaaacatagaattattagaccatccgccatacagccccgacctaagccctaatgatttctatactttccctaaaataaagaataaattgcgtggacagagattttcatcacctgaagaagctgtggccgcctacaaaacggccattttggagaccccaacttccgaatggaatggttgcttcaatgattggttccatcgtatggaaaaatgtgtcaaatttcgcggagaatacttcaaaaagcaataaatacatttaaatagtaatgttgtgtcacttcgttaattcccgaaatcttcagtgccgccctcgtacgggcgattaaatttgaattttcaaaTAGCAATAAGTGCAAAGGCTGAACCattcttaatataatattttaatttattcacttaaaaaactaaaagtacGAATATGCATATGCTAATCGACAACCGATAAATATAGTAAAATCCATTTTAGCAATTTTTCGAGTATTAGCTAATCGACAGCCCTGATAAATATAGTAAAATCCATTTTAGCAATTTTTCGAGTATTAGCTAATCGACAGCCCTGATAAATATAGTAAAATCCATTTTAGCAATTTTTCGAGTATTAGATAACGATGAATCATATATTTATCAATTACACATTCGATTGCATATTATCTATTCGTGCGTAATTGGAATAGTCCTTTAGGCGACCAGCGTATAGGCAAAGCgaatattaaaaagtttttttttattgcccttgtaggcagacgagcatacggcccacctgatggtgagtggttaccgtcgcccatggacttcagcaaagccaggggcagagccaagccgctgcctaccgcttaatactctccacaagcctcgtttgaagaaggacatgtcatagcgctcgggaaacaccgtggaggggagctcattccatagccggacgttacgtggcaaaaaagacctctggaaacgcactgtggatgaccgcagtggctccaggcagtatggatgaactctactccggtggcgggcggtgtgatggtaaaaacgagatatcggcatcatctcgaataattcctcggAGCATTTTGTCTTGCAATTCCAAATTCTGCCAGTAATTATTATCTCCGGTTGGCGAAACTTAAGTCTTTCAAAATTCACTGaagtaaaactataaaaacttaCGACGACAGGTCCGGATATCAGCTGGAAGCCAGAGTACAGAGCACTCATCGTTCCTATTTGTATGTGACTGCATCCTAATTGTTTCGCATGATTGGCTAGTTGCGGCATCAACATGCCCGCTCCGAACATATCCTAAGAAGGTATAGAGGTTTATTAGCTGTATGTAGTATTGCTGTATATGTTCCGATAAggattatcatttttatttaagtttttactTTTCTGGTTATATTTTCTGTTGCTTTTATGAATTTTTCACATAAACGATTatagaattgagacttagacctcatatcaTATATCTAGGTGGGCGGCGGTTTCACGATGTTGATGTATATGTATGATGTATGTGCCTTCGATGgggcgtgagctcgttcacccgtcaacagttaaaaaaaatgttaacataattTTTTGTAAGACTATAATTTAAATGCTTGCATGTCATGATTAGAGATTTAATGAACTTCCCTCCATGGTGTTTTCTGCCTGTCCTACTTCTGAGAAGAGTCCTTAGCGGCAGGTAGCAGTTTCACTGCCCTAGCATTGATGACTTCGATCGtagacggtgaccactcaccatcaggaagGCCGTAAGctcagaggcaataaaaaaagaaaagctaCATACCAAAAAGCTAATAGATTGCAATATTCGCGTAGCCATCCTGACGATTAGCACTCGAAGTCACATAACCTCAAACTGTTTTAATCGTAATCGACATATTTACTGAAGCTTGTTTTTGTTTGTCactattattttacataataatatgtttttctttttttataaatccaCAAGTGCGCTGTCTTCTACGAACATGTGTCAAGTGTTACTAAATAacgataatacatatttatcttATCTATGACGCTGACATTCAATTTTTATTCTAAAGCGAAATGATCTGAATAAAGATATAAAGCATTGACGTAACAAACAAGGTCTTGTAATCGATTGTACGGCTATTTTTTCGGTCTGCTTTAGACATACTTTTGTTTTTCACAGTAAGTcattgtggcctaaaagataagacgtccggtgcattcgtgttgaagcgatgcatcggtgttcgaatcccgcaggcgggtaccaatttttctaatgaaatacgtactcagcaaatgtccacgatcgacttccacggtataggaataacatcgtgtaataaaaatcaaacccgcaaaattataatttgcgtaattactggtggtaggacctcttgtgagtccgcgcgggtgggtatcaccaccctgcctatttctgccgtgaagcagtaatccgtttcggtttgaagggtggggcagccgttgtaactatactcgagaccttagaacttatatctcaaggtgggtggcgcatttacgttctagatgtgtatgggcttcagtaaccacttagcaccaggtgggctgtgagctcgtccacccatctaagcaataaaaaaaagactcaactcgatttagtttttcttttgttacttTTGTTACTTCAATTAAAGTACGACATTCAATCTTAATGTATGGGATATAAATTAAAGATAATTGCTAATTGATCAAACGTTGTAGAGTCAACGGTCGTTGGCTTAgaattttataatgtttttgtgtattggaaaagcgtttttttttattgcttagatgggtggacgagctcacagcccacctggtgttaagtggttactggagcccatagacatctacaacgtaaatgcgtcacccaccttgagatataagttctaaggtctcaagtattcgAGGATGTACAAATACGCTTAGACCCTGTATATCCGAAAGTTTAGTAGTTTTTACTTCTCCTTGACCAACAAAGGATTATGTTTATTTCAATGAAAGCAATATTAATCGGTAGCCACCGGCTTGGTTGTGTCCCTAATATTACAGATGTCCACGAGCACCAGTCAAACCATTCAGCATCAATTAGACCGTTCGCCCATTAAGGCCATAAAAAATCATGCTCTATTTCTCGAAGTACGTCTAATAAGTATTAGACCTCTAAACTATTTTTCGTGTTCACTTAAACTAGGTACCGAATTTTGTAATATTCTAGCTTTAAAAGTTCATCACTTTTGAAAtgtttattctattttttttaaagattgatGGGTGAGGCCACTATCTCCCTGGTGTTACATTAGCGGAGTCCAttgacataataaaattaaccaTCTTTGAGATGTGTAGTCGAAATCGCtggcccttcaaactgaaatgaatGACGGCTTCGCGTCAGAAATAGACAGCGGCGTTAGGTGGTAGTAGCCTGCCTCTACGCTTTACGATTCtccctataataatatataatacatttttgcgcaaaaaaaaaacggagcttaatttttattacacaatgtttatTTCTTCATTGCGCAACATGTTTTAAGTACGTACTTCCTTCAGCTCAAATTGATTATTCGCATTTATATTATGGAGTCTTTGGGCTTGGACTATGGGTGAGCTAGTGAGggccatttaaaaaatatttacggagAAAATCATTAATCTCCTTTGAATCGAATGATATTGAAAACCTTGTAGGCTAACTTGTACTTGTAGGCTGTAGGTGTGTTTAAGGCTAACATCAAATTGAAATCTGCATCATCGTGGTCATAAGGCTCGATCACCGACCACCGACGCATCGAAACTTTAACACGTTCTCTTATAAGAGCTTATATGGCTTCAGTGTAATCTCGCTTGTGGGTGGCACAATCTATCCGTAAATTATTTCCGTCGTAAAGTCCCACGACGCGTAATCTCAATTACAGCTTCACATTTACTGGgtcatttttattgcatttctaATAAGCGGCTTCGGGTTTGTTCGTCACGGTTCACGGACTCATTGTTTTTGTTCACCTTCGTTGCGGAGGTCAATTTGCAAATTGTACAGATGTTACATACGTATTTCTCCCATGAAttcgtttttatagaaaatccaattaaaaaatagaaaataaattttaataaatttgaattaaaaacagtgtaagaaaaaatgattttattgtaaaaaaagcgtgagttacttttcaggatattatcaaaataacccttctactcatatctgttcataaaatatttatcactactgataccatgcaccccacgctttttttacaataaaattattttttcgtacactatttttaattcaaatttattaatttttttgttctattcattagttggattttctctaaaaccgtattttgttagtttttttaaactattatttatttttaattttttagtgaatttcaatttttcaatattatctttattttatttttttaatattgaattgtcatcggtccttaacaagtataccaaatttcgagttaatccgacgttttgacggcggtcaaaatcgtgttcaaagattccgttacatactacatacgtctgaagctaataaaagggtATTAAAAAGTAGATGATTTAGTCTACACAAAACTATATTCTAGATAATGTAATTCGAACAGTCCCATCGCTCGTCACTGAGGAGGTCCGGATGTATTATACATTTCGTTCTAATATATATCTTCCTTCAATTTCCATTCGCTTCGATTACGGAAACGCAAGTTAATCTCAAAATAATTGTTAGACAATGCAACTGCACTGGTTTTATTCTTGTAACTAATTTCTGTAATAATGAATTGTGAGAAAGATTGTGTCGCTGAACCATTGTTATGTTTGTTGAAGTTCATGTGAATTAAACTTTTTGGCTCGACTATTTGGTCTTTTTACATCAaggatagttttaaaaaaataatgaaatatacaattttagattttttgaaAAGTGCTGATGGTTATCCCAACATAAATTTTGAAGCTTCTAAATTATTAGCTTTTAATTAAGTGACATCGTGGAAGTGTCTTGAAAACGATATTGTTCAACGTATAATGGGTTggaataattttctttaattccTTCCTCAATTCTGAGAAACTGTGCTTCAAGCAAAATATGAAAGAAAGAAGACGCTTAAAAGATgattaaaaaactaaatgtataGGTAACTCTTCCAGCTACAACaacaatattatgtttattaatatGTGTAAAGTTTTGAATATTTGACAATCTTGTTtcgtttattgatttaattctgAATTGAACCCTGCTGACCTATCGTTTGGAACACTCTTTAGAGAATTAATCGGTCTACAGCGTATTTGGACACACTTTTATTTCAATAGATTTTGTCGTACGACGTCATGCTTCAGTCAATTTTCTTATAACTGAACCGTGTTTCCTAAATTAAACCGAAAGGGGTTTAAGCGTTGGCTTAATTAAGTCGGCTATTTAAATGATATGTAATAAAGCCTCAGTAGTATTATACTTTcaagaaattttaatttgttttattaatcctGTGACGATTATATTGGGTCACTTAATACcagtttttcattttaaaacttacaggaaacattttttttttcatacctaagctgctagccttgagaggttaggccagcgtaaccgagcgattaggtgaactcacggagctctaacctGGGGAAGGAAATGCACACGGAAGGGAGTGTATTTTAGAGTCACTGGGGTAACTGATAAAAAATGTCTTGAAAAGCAAGTGTAGTAGCAACGAACTTTGTTATGGTGCTGTATAAACGATTTGAAGAAATAACCAGATTTCCATTATTGAAGGCGGATTAGTCTTCCATCTCACGT
Coding sequences:
- the LOC101744189 gene encoding major facilitator superfamily domain-containing protein 9, which gives rise to MATRILQSISFLDMFGAGMLMPQLANHAKQLGCSHIQIGTMSALYSGFQLISGPVVGSLSDTKGRKPILLLCLYICAFAYVSLGITSSITLFLLLRSVIGMSKQTQLLTNALAPDYETDGTKQSIIYGRMSTMTGLGMSVGPIIGGHIMEAYPNNGFTVICCVVSAIFIFNTFLLRKLPDVKISKFAKKQVTIPIKLLDSITKTAKESIDEFRKIDWSIFWDLFLFKLLITCCVGLYFSSFSLFLKIYHEVSPKELGYLIAFQGGMGSLCTYFIGHITKLYKHDEDFSQRMLHISLVLSFTLLGLSMTSSIVIFVLLLIPFALCGSIGRVTTLEMIASRSKNTNRGTIIGASNSMKSLSGVITPLLGGFIGEYLGIAYNFYLASFVATAGSVAIKYHRTYGTSKNKSE